Proteins encoded in a region of the Mercenaria mercenaria strain notata chromosome 1, MADL_Memer_1, whole genome shotgun sequence genome:
- the LOC123544266 gene encoding membrane progestin receptor alpha-B-like isoform X2: MTYKLRTLPAEKIPLEMRIPHVNTGYRLPYQPWSYYVKSILHVHNESVNVWTHLIGCLLILFQTYTYYGIYEDKGSEIKGTVLGFGMCCFITLFNSATAHLLHSKSCHATFLVFMYDYVGVVSWSFGTAILALYGVSSKDMYDWLGPYFVTIHLVWTYLNFINICLSKLWYGHDMSLSQRKIMIVVGISVQGIWDLLPFFPRYIECFKSSECELSSLNHVTIVCVSFVCMTLAFVLHQPESTWPGYFDIIGQSHHIFHVFVILTMTLQFRCLYIDFKTSANVHCKPNIAELLAYIVILNCSCLITLYLFKGRVKRKLDNKNKEH, from the coding sequence ATGACGTACAAGTTGAGGACATTGCCTGCGGAAAAGATTCCTCTCGAAATGAGGATTCCGCACGTTAACACTGGATATCGTCTGCCGTATCAGCCGTGGAGCTATTACGTAAAAAGTATATTGCACGTGCATAATGAAAGTGTAAATGTATGGacgcatctgattggctgtttacTGATCTTGTTTCAGACATACACATACTATGGGATATATGAAGACAAAGGGTCTGAAATTAAAGGAACGGTATTAGGATTCGGCATGTGCTGTTTTATAACGTTATTTAATAGTGCAACAGCACACTTACTGCATTCCAAATCTTGCCATGCAACTTTTCTTGTCTTTATGTATGACTATGTCGGAGTTGTCAGTTGGAGTTTTGGTACAGCCATTCTTGCACTGTATGGTGTCTCCAGCAAAGATATGTACGACTGGTTAGGGCCCTATTTCGTCACTATTCACTTAGTTTGGACATATCTCAATTTTATCAATATATGTCTGTCAAAACTCTGGTACGGACATGATATGTCATTAAGTCAGAGAAAAATAATGATTGTCGTAGGAATTTCTGTACAAGGCATTTGGGACTTATTACCGTTTTTTCCACGTTATATAGAATGTTTTAAAAGTTCTGAGTGTGAACTGAGTTCCTTAAATCACGTGACTATCGTCTGCGTATCATTTGTTTGTATGACTTTGGCCTTTGTTTTACATCAGCCAGAAAGCACGTGGCCGGGATACTTTGATATTATTGGACAGAGTCACCATATTTTCCATGTGTTTGTTATTCTAACGATGACCCTACAGTTCCGATGCCTTTATATAGATTTTAAGACTAGCGCTAATGTTCACTGCAAGCCAAACATTGCAGAGCTTCTTGCATACATTGTGATACTCAATTGTTCATGTCTGATCACACTATACTTGTTTAAGGGAagagtaaaaagaaaacttgataacaaaaataaagaacaCTGA
- the LOC123544266 gene encoding membrane progestin receptor alpha-B-like isoform X1 has protein sequence MIYKPRTLPAEKLPLEMRIPHVKTGYRLPYQPWSYYVKSLLHVHNESVNVWTHLIGCLLILFQTYTYYGIYEDKGSKIKGTVLGLGICCFITLFNSATAHLLHSKSCHANFLVFMYDYVGVVSWGFGTAILALYGVSSKDMYDWLGPYFVTIQIVWTYLNFINICLAKLWYGHDLSLSQRKIMVVVGISIQGLWNFIPFFPRYIECFKSSECELSSLNHVTIVCVSFICMTLAFVLHQPESTWPGYFDIIGQSHQIFHVFVILTMTLQFRCLYIDFKTNANAHCKPNIAELLAYIVILNLSCLITLYLFKGRVKNKLDNNNKEQ, from the coding sequence atgatatataaGCCGAGGACATTGCCTGCGGAAAAGCTTCCTCTCGAAATGAGGATTCCGCACGTAAAGACCGGATATCGTCTGCCGTATCAGCCGTGGAGCTATTACGTAAAAAGTTTATTGCACGTGCATAATGAAAGTGTAAATGTATGGacgcatctgattggctgtttacTGATCTTATTTCAGACATACACATACTATGGGATCTACGAAGACAAAGGGTCAAAAATTAAAGGAACGGTGTTAGGACTTGGTATTTGCTGTTTCATAACGTTATTTAATAGTGCAACAGCACACTTACTGCATTCCAAATCTTGCCATGCAAATTTTCTCGTTTTTATGTACGACTATGTCGGAGTTGTCAGTTGGGGTTTTGGTACAGCCATTCTTGCATTGTATGGTGTCTCCAGCAAAGATATGTACGACTGGTTAGGTCCTTATTTCGTCACTATTCAGATCGTTTGGACATATCTCAATTTCATCAATATATGTTTAGCAAAACTTTGGTACGGGCATGACTTGTCATTAAGTCAAAGAAAAATAATGGTTGTCGTTGGAATTTCTATACAAGGCCTTTGGAACTTTATACCATTTTTTCCACGTTATATAGAATGTTTTAAAAGTTCTGAGTGTGAACTGAGCTCTTTAAATCACGTGACCATCGTCTGTGTATCATTTATTTGTATGACCCTGGCCTTTGTTCTACATCAACCAGAAAGCACGTGGCCAGGATACTTTGATATTATTGGACAGAGTCACCAAATTTTCCATGTGTTTGTTATTCTAACGATGACCCTACAATTCCGGTGCCTTTATATTGATTTCAAGACTAATGCTAATGCTCACTGCAAGCCAAACATCGCAGAGCTTCTGGCATACATTGTGATACTCAATTTGTCATGTCTGATCACACTATACTTGTTTAAGggaagagtaaaaaataaacttgataaTAACAATAAAGAACAATAA
- the LOC123545742 gene encoding membrane progestin receptor beta-like — protein MPTAALKELIKQTLDSIPWQTKLQPTLPAERVPYVLHEPAILSGYRVLDKDWKYYFFSLFQLHNETINVWSHLIGCIIISLKLYGYFGEFDIEKDDVMSTLLMFGISCLIGLFTSASVHLVHSKSPFVHFVAFMVDYIGATILSFGSGIAGIYGLSEARTYNYLMPLYIPVVFISSYLNFVNLCMAKIWFGHDPHNLNRKYMFIIGMGIQALINMAPFATRYETCFDDESCSMSSLNHLTLIQIVFILEAIAFAAHQPEKTWPGKFDIVGHGHQIFHVLIICNHVFQLDAVYADHKNDLLAHSKPNCLHIFVIMVALYVLEGITLYFIAKLVPKCLERVKESQTHKED, from the coding sequence ATGCCGACGGCAGCATTGAAAGAGCTGATAAAGCAGACGCTTGACTCAATCCCTTGGCAGACAAAACTACAGCCGACACTTCCGGCTGAGCGCGTGCCATATGTTCTGCACGAGCCCGCAATTTTGTCAGGCTACAGAGTGCTGGACAAAGATTGGAAATATTATTTCTTCAGTCTATTTCAGCTTCACAATGAAACAATCAACGTCTGGTCACATCTCATTGGCTGCATTATTATTTCACTCAAGCTGTACGGATACTTCGGCGAATTCGATATCGAAAAGGATGACGTGATGAGCACGTTACTGATGTTCGGTATCTCGTGCTTAATTGGACTGTTTACAAGTGCCAGTGTTCATTTAGTTCATTCTAAGTCGCCTTTCGTTCACTTTGTTGCATTCATGGTCGACTATATTGGAGCTACAATTCTCAGCTTCGGTTCGGGGATTGCAGGAATATATGGTCTAtctgaggctcgaacctacaacTATTTAATGCCACTATACATTCCGGTTGTCTTTATCTCGTCATATCTCAATTTTGTGAACTTGTGCATGGCTAAGATCTGGTTTGGACATGACCCACATAATTTGAACCggaagtatatgtttattattggaatgGGAATACAAGCTCTTATCAACATGGCGCCATTTGCGACACGTTACGAAACGTGCTTTGATGATGAAAGTTGTTCAATGTCTTCCCTTAATCATCTGACTTTAATACAGATAGTATTCATTTTGGAGGCGATAGCTTTTGCCGCCCATCAGCCAGAGAAAACTTGGCCCGGGAAATTCGATATAGTTGGGCACGGACATCAAATCTTCCACGTACTAATAATTTGTAACCACGTGTTCCAGTTGGACGCAGTTTACGCTGACCACAAGAATGATCTTTTGGCCCACAGTAAACCGAACTGCCTACACATCTTTGTAATAATGGTTGCTCTCTATGTACTTGAAGGCATTACTTTATATTTCATAGCAAAACTCGTACCAAAATGTCTGGAGAGAGTAAAAGAGTCCCAGACGCATAAGGAAGACTGA